One region of Brachyhypopomus gauderio isolate BG-103 chromosome 9, BGAUD_0.2, whole genome shotgun sequence genomic DNA includes:
- the dpf3 gene encoding zinc finger protein DPF3 isoform X5, giving the protein MATVIQNPLKALGDQFYRDAMEQCRSYNARLCAERSVRMPFLDSQTGVAQNNCYIWMEKRHRGPGLASGQMYSYPARSWRKKKLLHPPIDPQLRLCELRLEAELMAKREAPPTESTALEALLRGEGLLDKRSSSSKEEETLLEIQRVLEAEENADGFHDDDDFDVDTPKRKQRNKGRGRGSGRRRTEAVTSDDQDKPYVCDNRYKQKHNSKTADSVCGKRYKNRPGLSYHYTHTHLAEEEGEEECEMEIPQSPPNHSHENHKLARKASDSAVIPNDYCDFCLGDSASNRKTGLAENLVSCSDCGRSGHPTCLQFTDNMVRAVHTYQWQCIECKSCSVCGTSENDDQLLFCDDCDRGYHMYCLKPPMSRPPEGSWSCHLCLDLLKDKASVFTEA; this is encoded by the exons GCTGGGTGACCAGTTCTACAGGGACGCCATGGAGCAGTGCCGCAGCTACAACGCCCGCCTGTGTGCCGAACGCAGCGTCCGCATGCCCTTCCTGGACTCTCAGACGGGCGTCGCCCAGAACAACTGCTACATCTGGATGGAGAAGAGGCACAGGGGTCCGG GTTTGGCCAGCGGTCAGATGTACTCCTACCCAGCCCGCAGCTGGAGGAAGAAGAAGCTGCTTCATCCCCCGATCGACCCCCAACTCCGACTGTGTGAACTCAGGCTTG AAGCGGAGCTGATGGCCAAGAGAGAAGCCCCGCCCACTGAGTCCACAGCCCTGGAGGCTCtgctgaggggggaggggcttctggACAAAAGAAGCAGCAGTTCCAAGGAGGAAGAAACCCTGCTGGAGATCCAG AGGGTGCTAGAAGCTGAGGAAAATGCGGACGGTTTCCATGACGATGACGACTTTGATGTGGACACACCGAAGAGGAAGCAGCGAAACAAAGGCAGG GGCCGAGGCTCCGGACGCAGGAGGACAGAAGCAGTGACCAGTGATGACCAGGACAAGCCCTACGTGTGTGACA ACAGATACAAACAAAAGCATAACTCAAAAACAGCTGACTCAG TGTGTGGTAAGCGTTATAAGAACCGGCCTGGTCTGAgctaccactacacacacacacacctggccgaggaggaaggtgaggaagagtgtgagatggAGATCCCACAGTCTCCGCCCAACCACAGCCACGAAAACCACAAAC TAGCACGGAAGGCATCTGACAGCGCGGTCATCCCCAACGACTACTGTGACTTCTGCTTGGGCGACTCCGCCTCCAACAGGAAGACGGGCCTGGCCGAGAACCTGGTGTCCTGTTCTGACTGCGGCCGATCTG GTCACCCGACGTGCCTCCAGTTCACAGACAACATGGTGCGGGCGGTGCACACGTACCAGTGGCAGTGCATCGAGTGCAAGTCCTGCAGTGTGTGCGGCACCTCCGAGAACGAC GATCAGCTCCTCTTTTGCGATGACTGTGATCGGGGATACCACATGTACTGTTTAAAGCCGCCCATGTCCCGGCCTCCAGAAG GCAGCTGGAGTTGTCATCTGTGTCTGGACCTGCTAAAGGACAAGGCATCTGTCTTTACAGAAGCATAA
- the dpf3 gene encoding zinc finger protein DPF3 isoform X4, which translates to MATVIQNPLKALGDQFYRDAMEQCRSYNARLCAERSVRMPFLDSQTGVAQNNCYIWMEKRHRGPGLASGQMYSYPARSWRKKKLLHPPIDPQLRLCELRLAELMAKREAPPTESTALEALLRGEGLLDKRSSSSKEEETLLEIQRVLEAEENADGFHDDDDFDVDTPKRKQRNKGRGRGSGRRRTEAVTSDDQDKPYVCDMCGKRYKNRPGLSYHYTHTHLAEEEGEEECEMEIPQSPPNHSHENHKLARKASDSAVIPNDYCDFCLGDSASNRKTGLAENLVSCSDCGRSGHPTCLQFTDNMVRAVHTYQWQCIECKSCSVCGTSENDVRAPPSCAGREQRGHVTAWSSLVCVCVRVCVCMCLPQDQLLFCDDCDRGYHMYCLKPPMSRPPEGSWSCHLCLDLLKDKASVFTEA; encoded by the exons GCTGGGTGACCAGTTCTACAGGGACGCCATGGAGCAGTGCCGCAGCTACAACGCCCGCCTGTGTGCCGAACGCAGCGTCCGCATGCCCTTCCTGGACTCTCAGACGGGCGTCGCCCAGAACAACTGCTACATCTGGATGGAGAAGAGGCACAGGGGTCCGG GTTTGGCCAGCGGTCAGATGTACTCCTACCCAGCCCGCAGCTGGAGGAAGAAGAAGCTGCTTCATCCCCCGATCGACCCCCAACTCCGACTGTGTGAACTCAGGCTTG CGGAGCTGATGGCCAAGAGAGAAGCCCCGCCCACTGAGTCCACAGCCCTGGAGGCTCtgctgaggggggaggggcttctggACAAAAGAAGCAGCAGTTCCAAGGAGGAAGAAACCCTGCTGGAGATCCAG AGGGTGCTAGAAGCTGAGGAAAATGCGGACGGTTTCCATGACGATGACGACTTTGATGTGGACACACCGAAGAGGAAGCAGCGAAACAAAGGCAGG GGCCGAGGCTCCGGACGCAGGAGGACAGAAGCAGTGACCAGTGATGACCAGGACAAGCCCTACGTGTGTGACA TGTGTGGTAAGCGTTATAAGAACCGGCCTGGTCTGAgctaccactacacacacacacacctggccgaggaggaaggtgaggaagagtgtgagatggAGATCCCACAGTCTCCGCCCAACCACAGCCACGAAAACCACAAAC TAGCACGGAAGGCATCTGACAGCGCGGTCATCCCCAACGACTACTGTGACTTCTGCTTGGGCGACTCCGCCTCCAACAGGAAGACGGGCCTGGCCGAGAACCTGGTGTCCTGTTCTGACTGCGGCCGATCTG GTCACCCGACGTGCCTCCAGTTCACAGACAACATGGTGCGGGCGGTGCACACGTACCAGTGGCAGTGCATCGAGTGCAAGTCCTGCAGTGTGTGCGGCACCTCCGAGAACGACGTAAGAGCCCCGCCCTCTTGCGCTGGGAGGGAACAGCGCGGTCATGTGACAGCATGgtcatcactggtgtgtgtgtgtgtgcgtgtgtgtgtgtgtatgtgtctcccTCAGGATCAGCTCCTCTTTTGCGATGACTGTGATCGGGGATACCACATGTACTGTTTAAAGCCGCCCATGTCCCGGCCTCCAGAAG GCAGCTGGAGTTGTCATCTGTGTCTGGACCTGCTAAAGGACAAGGCATCTGTCTTTACAGAAGCATAA
- the dpf3 gene encoding zinc finger protein DPF3 isoform X2 yields the protein MATVIQNPLKALGDQFYRDAMEQCRSYNARLCAERSVRMPFLDSQTGVAQNNCYIWMEKRHRGPGLASGQMYSYPARSWRKKKLLHPPIDPQLRLCELRLAELMAKREAPPTESTALEALLRGEGLLDKRSSSSKEEETLLEIQRVLEAEENADGFHDDDDFDVDTPKRKQRNKGRGRGSGRRRTEAVTSDDQDKPYVCDNRYKQKHNSKTADSVCGKRYKNRPGLSYHYTHTHLAEEEGEEECEMEIPQSPPNHSHENHKLARKASDSAVIPNDYCDFCLGDSASNRKTGLAENLVSCSDCGRSGHPTCLQFTDNMVRAVHTYQWQCIECKSCSVCGTSENDVRAPPSCAGREQRGHVTAWSSLVCVCVRVCVCMCLPQDQLLFCDDCDRGYHMYCLKPPMSRPPEGSWSCHLCLDLLKDKASVFTEA from the exons GCTGGGTGACCAGTTCTACAGGGACGCCATGGAGCAGTGCCGCAGCTACAACGCCCGCCTGTGTGCCGAACGCAGCGTCCGCATGCCCTTCCTGGACTCTCAGACGGGCGTCGCCCAGAACAACTGCTACATCTGGATGGAGAAGAGGCACAGGGGTCCGG GTTTGGCCAGCGGTCAGATGTACTCCTACCCAGCCCGCAGCTGGAGGAAGAAGAAGCTGCTTCATCCCCCGATCGACCCCCAACTCCGACTGTGTGAACTCAGGCTTG CGGAGCTGATGGCCAAGAGAGAAGCCCCGCCCACTGAGTCCACAGCCCTGGAGGCTCtgctgaggggggaggggcttctggACAAAAGAAGCAGCAGTTCCAAGGAGGAAGAAACCCTGCTGGAGATCCAG AGGGTGCTAGAAGCTGAGGAAAATGCGGACGGTTTCCATGACGATGACGACTTTGATGTGGACACACCGAAGAGGAAGCAGCGAAACAAAGGCAGG GGCCGAGGCTCCGGACGCAGGAGGACAGAAGCAGTGACCAGTGATGACCAGGACAAGCCCTACGTGTGTGACA ACAGATACAAACAAAAGCATAACTCAAAAACAGCTGACTCAG TGTGTGGTAAGCGTTATAAGAACCGGCCTGGTCTGAgctaccactacacacacacacacctggccgaggaggaaggtgaggaagagtgtgagatggAGATCCCACAGTCTCCGCCCAACCACAGCCACGAAAACCACAAAC TAGCACGGAAGGCATCTGACAGCGCGGTCATCCCCAACGACTACTGTGACTTCTGCTTGGGCGACTCCGCCTCCAACAGGAAGACGGGCCTGGCCGAGAACCTGGTGTCCTGTTCTGACTGCGGCCGATCTG GTCACCCGACGTGCCTCCAGTTCACAGACAACATGGTGCGGGCGGTGCACACGTACCAGTGGCAGTGCATCGAGTGCAAGTCCTGCAGTGTGTGCGGCACCTCCGAGAACGACGTAAGAGCCCCGCCCTCTTGCGCTGGGAGGGAACAGCGCGGTCATGTGACAGCATGgtcatcactggtgtgtgtgtgtgtgcgtgtgtgtgtgtgtatgtgtctcccTCAGGATCAGCTCCTCTTTTGCGATGACTGTGATCGGGGATACCACATGTACTGTTTAAAGCCGCCCATGTCCCGGCCTCCAGAAG GCAGCTGGAGTTGTCATCTGTGTCTGGACCTGCTAAAGGACAAGGCATCTGTCTTTACAGAAGCATAA
- the dpf3 gene encoding zinc finger protein DPF3 isoform X1: MATVIQNPLKALGDQFYRDAMEQCRSYNARLCAERSVRMPFLDSQTGVAQNNCYIWMEKRHRGPGLASGQMYSYPARSWRKKKLLHPPIDPQLRLCELRLEAELMAKREAPPTESTALEALLRGEGLLDKRSSSSKEEETLLEIQRVLEAEENADGFHDDDDFDVDTPKRKQRNKGRGRGSGRRRTEAVTSDDQDKPYVCDNRYKQKHNSKTADSVCGKRYKNRPGLSYHYTHTHLAEEEGEEECEMEIPQSPPNHSHENHKLARKASDSAVIPNDYCDFCLGDSASNRKTGLAENLVSCSDCGRSGHPTCLQFTDNMVRAVHTYQWQCIECKSCSVCGTSENDVRAPPSCAGREQRGHVTAWSSLVCVCVRVCVCMCLPQDQLLFCDDCDRGYHMYCLKPPMSRPPEGSWSCHLCLDLLKDKASVFTEA; this comes from the exons GCTGGGTGACCAGTTCTACAGGGACGCCATGGAGCAGTGCCGCAGCTACAACGCCCGCCTGTGTGCCGAACGCAGCGTCCGCATGCCCTTCCTGGACTCTCAGACGGGCGTCGCCCAGAACAACTGCTACATCTGGATGGAGAAGAGGCACAGGGGTCCGG GTTTGGCCAGCGGTCAGATGTACTCCTACCCAGCCCGCAGCTGGAGGAAGAAGAAGCTGCTTCATCCCCCGATCGACCCCCAACTCCGACTGTGTGAACTCAGGCTTG AAGCGGAGCTGATGGCCAAGAGAGAAGCCCCGCCCACTGAGTCCACAGCCCTGGAGGCTCtgctgaggggggaggggcttctggACAAAAGAAGCAGCAGTTCCAAGGAGGAAGAAACCCTGCTGGAGATCCAG AGGGTGCTAGAAGCTGAGGAAAATGCGGACGGTTTCCATGACGATGACGACTTTGATGTGGACACACCGAAGAGGAAGCAGCGAAACAAAGGCAGG GGCCGAGGCTCCGGACGCAGGAGGACAGAAGCAGTGACCAGTGATGACCAGGACAAGCCCTACGTGTGTGACA ACAGATACAAACAAAAGCATAACTCAAAAACAGCTGACTCAG TGTGTGGTAAGCGTTATAAGAACCGGCCTGGTCTGAgctaccactacacacacacacacctggccgaggaggaaggtgaggaagagtgtgagatggAGATCCCACAGTCTCCGCCCAACCACAGCCACGAAAACCACAAAC TAGCACGGAAGGCATCTGACAGCGCGGTCATCCCCAACGACTACTGTGACTTCTGCTTGGGCGACTCCGCCTCCAACAGGAAGACGGGCCTGGCCGAGAACCTGGTGTCCTGTTCTGACTGCGGCCGATCTG GTCACCCGACGTGCCTCCAGTTCACAGACAACATGGTGCGGGCGGTGCACACGTACCAGTGGCAGTGCATCGAGTGCAAGTCCTGCAGTGTGTGCGGCACCTCCGAGAACGACGTAAGAGCCCCGCCCTCTTGCGCTGGGAGGGAACAGCGCGGTCATGTGACAGCATGgtcatcactggtgtgtgtgtgtgtgcgtgtgtgtgtgtgtatgtgtctcccTCAGGATCAGCTCCTCTTTTGCGATGACTGTGATCGGGGATACCACATGTACTGTTTAAAGCCGCCCATGTCCCGGCCTCCAGAAG GCAGCTGGAGTTGTCATCTGTGTCTGGACCTGCTAAAGGACAAGGCATCTGTCTTTACAGAAGCATAA
- the dpf3 gene encoding zinc finger protein DPF3 isoform X6 produces the protein MATVIQNPLKALGDQFYRDAMEQCRSYNARLCAERSVRMPFLDSQTGVAQNNCYIWMEKRHRGPGLASGQMYSYPARSWRKKKLLHPPIDPQLRLCELRLEAELMAKREAPPTESTALEALLRGEGLLDKRSSSSKEEETLLEIQRVLEAEENADGFHDDDDFDVDTPKRKQRNKGRGRGSGRRRTEAVTSDDQDKPYVCDMCGKRYKNRPGLSYHYTHTHLAEEEGEEECEMEIPQSPPNHSHENHKLARKASDSAVIPNDYCDFCLGDSASNRKTGLAENLVSCSDCGRSGHPTCLQFTDNMVRAVHTYQWQCIECKSCSVCGTSENDDQLLFCDDCDRGYHMYCLKPPMSRPPEGSWSCHLCLDLLKDKASVFTEA, from the exons GCTGGGTGACCAGTTCTACAGGGACGCCATGGAGCAGTGCCGCAGCTACAACGCCCGCCTGTGTGCCGAACGCAGCGTCCGCATGCCCTTCCTGGACTCTCAGACGGGCGTCGCCCAGAACAACTGCTACATCTGGATGGAGAAGAGGCACAGGGGTCCGG GTTTGGCCAGCGGTCAGATGTACTCCTACCCAGCCCGCAGCTGGAGGAAGAAGAAGCTGCTTCATCCCCCGATCGACCCCCAACTCCGACTGTGTGAACTCAGGCTTG AAGCGGAGCTGATGGCCAAGAGAGAAGCCCCGCCCACTGAGTCCACAGCCCTGGAGGCTCtgctgaggggggaggggcttctggACAAAAGAAGCAGCAGTTCCAAGGAGGAAGAAACCCTGCTGGAGATCCAG AGGGTGCTAGAAGCTGAGGAAAATGCGGACGGTTTCCATGACGATGACGACTTTGATGTGGACACACCGAAGAGGAAGCAGCGAAACAAAGGCAGG GGCCGAGGCTCCGGACGCAGGAGGACAGAAGCAGTGACCAGTGATGACCAGGACAAGCCCTACGTGTGTGACA TGTGTGGTAAGCGTTATAAGAACCGGCCTGGTCTGAgctaccactacacacacacacacctggccgaggaggaaggtgaggaagagtgtgagatggAGATCCCACAGTCTCCGCCCAACCACAGCCACGAAAACCACAAAC TAGCACGGAAGGCATCTGACAGCGCGGTCATCCCCAACGACTACTGTGACTTCTGCTTGGGCGACTCCGCCTCCAACAGGAAGACGGGCCTGGCCGAGAACCTGGTGTCCTGTTCTGACTGCGGCCGATCTG GTCACCCGACGTGCCTCCAGTTCACAGACAACATGGTGCGGGCGGTGCACACGTACCAGTGGCAGTGCATCGAGTGCAAGTCCTGCAGTGTGTGCGGCACCTCCGAGAACGAC GATCAGCTCCTCTTTTGCGATGACTGTGATCGGGGATACCACATGTACTGTTTAAAGCCGCCCATGTCCCGGCCTCCAGAAG GCAGCTGGAGTTGTCATCTGTGTCTGGACCTGCTAAAGGACAAGGCATCTGTCTTTACAGAAGCATAA
- the dpf3 gene encoding zinc finger protein DPF3 isoform X3: protein MATVIQNPLKALGDQFYRDAMEQCRSYNARLCAERSVRMPFLDSQTGVAQNNCYIWMEKRHRGPGLASGQMYSYPARSWRKKKLLHPPIDPQLRLCELRLEAELMAKREAPPTESTALEALLRGEGLLDKRSSSSKEEETLLEIQRVLEAEENADGFHDDDDFDVDTPKRKQRNKGRGRGSGRRRTEAVTSDDQDKPYVCDMCGKRYKNRPGLSYHYTHTHLAEEEGEEECEMEIPQSPPNHSHENHKLARKASDSAVIPNDYCDFCLGDSASNRKTGLAENLVSCSDCGRSGHPTCLQFTDNMVRAVHTYQWQCIECKSCSVCGTSENDVRAPPSCAGREQRGHVTAWSSLVCVCVRVCVCMCLPQDQLLFCDDCDRGYHMYCLKPPMSRPPEGSWSCHLCLDLLKDKASVFTEA, encoded by the exons GCTGGGTGACCAGTTCTACAGGGACGCCATGGAGCAGTGCCGCAGCTACAACGCCCGCCTGTGTGCCGAACGCAGCGTCCGCATGCCCTTCCTGGACTCTCAGACGGGCGTCGCCCAGAACAACTGCTACATCTGGATGGAGAAGAGGCACAGGGGTCCGG GTTTGGCCAGCGGTCAGATGTACTCCTACCCAGCCCGCAGCTGGAGGAAGAAGAAGCTGCTTCATCCCCCGATCGACCCCCAACTCCGACTGTGTGAACTCAGGCTTG AAGCGGAGCTGATGGCCAAGAGAGAAGCCCCGCCCACTGAGTCCACAGCCCTGGAGGCTCtgctgaggggggaggggcttctggACAAAAGAAGCAGCAGTTCCAAGGAGGAAGAAACCCTGCTGGAGATCCAG AGGGTGCTAGAAGCTGAGGAAAATGCGGACGGTTTCCATGACGATGACGACTTTGATGTGGACACACCGAAGAGGAAGCAGCGAAACAAAGGCAGG GGCCGAGGCTCCGGACGCAGGAGGACAGAAGCAGTGACCAGTGATGACCAGGACAAGCCCTACGTGTGTGACA TGTGTGGTAAGCGTTATAAGAACCGGCCTGGTCTGAgctaccactacacacacacacacctggccgaggaggaaggtgaggaagagtgtgagatggAGATCCCACAGTCTCCGCCCAACCACAGCCACGAAAACCACAAAC TAGCACGGAAGGCATCTGACAGCGCGGTCATCCCCAACGACTACTGTGACTTCTGCTTGGGCGACTCCGCCTCCAACAGGAAGACGGGCCTGGCCGAGAACCTGGTGTCCTGTTCTGACTGCGGCCGATCTG GTCACCCGACGTGCCTCCAGTTCACAGACAACATGGTGCGGGCGGTGCACACGTACCAGTGGCAGTGCATCGAGTGCAAGTCCTGCAGTGTGTGCGGCACCTCCGAGAACGACGTAAGAGCCCCGCCCTCTTGCGCTGGGAGGGAACAGCGCGGTCATGTGACAGCATGgtcatcactggtgtgtgtgtgtgtgcgtgtgtgtgtgtgtatgtgtctcccTCAGGATCAGCTCCTCTTTTGCGATGACTGTGATCGGGGATACCACATGTACTGTTTAAAGCCGCCCATGTCCCGGCCTCCAGAAG GCAGCTGGAGTTGTCATCTGTGTCTGGACCTGCTAAAGGACAAGGCATCTGTCTTTACAGAAGCATAA